The window GCCCGCGAGTTCACCACGCTGACCGCCGGTGCGCACCTGGCCAGCAAGATGCGGGCCCGGCAGGCCACGCTGGATGCGATGCGGACCGGCATCGACAACATTCACGCCGAGTTCGGACTGTCCTAGTCCGTGGCAAGGGTCAAGCAGCGCACGCCGGAGCTGCGCGACCGGGTGGTCGACGTCGCGGTGAGCACACTGTGCGAGGACGGCATGTCCGGCTTCACCACCCGCAGGGTGGCCGAGCGCGCCGGTACGTCGGTGCCCGCGGTCTACGAGCTGTTCGTCGACAAGGACGGACTGCTGAAGGCGGTGTTCTTCGAAGGGTTCCGCCGGCTCGGTGGGGAGCTGGCCGCCCTACCGGAGACCGCCGACCCGCTGGCCGACCTGCGGGCGCTGCTCCCGGTGTTCCGCCGGTTCTGCCTGGACTATCCGCCGCTGGCCCGGGTGATGTTCGGCCGCCCGTTCCAGGACCTCGACGCCGGGCCCGAGCTCGCGGCCGCGCCGACGGTGCGCGAGATCCTGGTCGGCAAGGTGCAGCGCTGTATCGACGCCGGAATGCTGGCCGGGGACCCGGTCGACGTCGCCCACGTATTGCTCGCTCTGGCACAGGGACTGGCCGTCCAAGAGGCGGGTCGGTGGCTGGGCACGTCGGCGGCGTCGGTCAACCGGCGCTGGGATGTCGGGGTGCAGGCCGTACTGGATGGCTTCGGCCGCTAGAGCCGCTCAGAGCAGAGCATCCGGGCGATCCCACTGCACACCCGCGAAGCGCCCGAAGTCGCTGTCGTAGGACACGATCCTGGCCCGGTTCTCGATCGCCAGCGCCGCCAGATGGGCGTCGTTGACCAGATTGCCACCGGCGCCCACGTCGTCGAGCAGCCGACCCAGGATGTCGTAATGCCGGACGCTCGGACTCACCAGCGCAGCGCCCGGGGCCTGACACCAGTCGGCGACCTGGCCCATGGCCTCATCGACGCGAAGCGGGGATGGGAACAGGCCCTCCTTTGTAGTCAATCGGATGAACGCAAGGAGCACCACCCACGTCAGCCCGACGGTATCGGACCCCGACAACGCGACATCGAGCCACCGCCGCGACGCTTGGTGGTGATTGCTGGCCGAATTCACCGCATACAGAAGCACATTCGCGTCGACGATCCTCACGCGCCGCGGCGCTGTCGACGAACCAGCTCCTCGTCTTCCAACTCGGCAGCCAACTGGAGGGCCCGGTCCAAATTAACCGCCGGCACCCCGAGGTCTGCCGTCCGAGTCCGAAACGGCGCCGCCGCGGACGGACCTTCCGCGCCATCGCGAATGGCGTCATTGAGCGCGGTCTTGAACGACACCCCGCGCCGCTTCATGACCCGGCGCAGCAGCGCGACCACGTCGTCGTCAAGGGTGACCGTCGTGCGCATGATGACATCATAGCATCAGCCATTCCGACAGCATGCTGTCAAAGACCGGCGCGGTGGGCCAGCTGCGGGCCGACCAACTCCGACGGCGGGCACAACCGGCCGGAAACCTGGTCCTAGTTGCCGGCGATCCACTGCCGCGCCTGCTCGACCTCTCCGGCCGGGAAGTGGCGGATCTGCGCGGAGACGAAGTGCGATCCCAGGTGCTCGGCGACGTCGGCGAGGTGGGAGTCGGTGACCACGGCGACCTTCTTGATGTGCTTCTCGTGGTCGCGCACGAAGCGGCGGCATGACCATCGCCCCGAAGCCGTCCCAGCCCGGGAAATGCGGTGCGTCGATGATGACGCCGGCCAGGTCTCCGGTCGATTCGATGTGCGGGTCGATGGTCTTGGCCAGTTCGGCGAAATCGTTCTTGTCGAAGGCCGACTCCGGATGCACATTGACGTCCTCCCCGCAGTGAACTGCGGGGATTCCTCGTGCCGGCCGGCTGTCTCGATAGGCGCTCATGCGGCTATCGCCGTGGGCTGGTCGGTAGTGGAGGTTTGTGCCGAGCGGCTCTGTCGCATCTTGGCCCGCGCTGCGCGTCAGGCTTTGATGCGCGCCACTGACCTCCGCGAGGGCGGATGTCTGCGGCCTCGCCGCTTGCGTGCTGATGCACTACGGCTGGACTTCGGCGACTCGTCGACGTCGTGACGATGCCCCCAGCCCTGACGGGCTGACGGCAAGTCCAGCCGATCGACCCCATCGACCCCGGTGCGGACATGCAGTCCCAGGCAGGCCGAAAACAGGTCCCGATCCTCTGTGATGCCGCATGCGCAGCGGTGGACCCGTTGCGAAAGCGGTTTCTTCTTGCGGTTCCCGCACAGGCAGGTTTGCGACAAGGCGGTGGTGCGTGGGTTGTACTCGTAGAGCTGCTGTCCGCCGGCGCTTTCAGCCTTGCGGCGCATCACCTCCACCAGCAACCCGGGTGCCCGGTCGCGCACACTGCGCGGAAAGTTCTTCTGCCACGACAAGTAATCGAGTCGCTCACAGGCGATATCGGCGCCGTGGCCCAACAGCCGGTTGCCCAGCGCCCCATGCAAGGTTTTGCGGTGCTCGGCCAGGCGGCGATGCAACTCAGCAACCCGGCCAGCGGTCCGCTGCGCGGCGTGCGAACGCCGCCAGCCGCACCGGACCCACGTGTGGGTGCCATCGGAGCGGAAACAGTCTGGTGATCCGGCGCGGTGCTGGCGATCCAGATGCCGTTGCGCGCGGCGCAGCCTCTTGGTGTCCAACCGGATGGCATCCGCCAACGGTTCCACCCAGCCCGACCAGCTCCCGTCGGCGCGCGACACGGCGACCGCGATCTGGCTCGGGCCGAGGTCGAACGACACCCGCCCATCGCCGACCGGGTGCCGGCGGGTCGGACGCCCATCACAGACCAGTTGCATCCGGTAGGTGTCGCTGCCGTTGATCACCGTGCGCACAATCCGGGTCGACAACACCTTCCCGGCCGCGATCAGCGCTTCGATCTCAGCGAGCTCGGCCTGCTGCTCACGGCCGCGCCGCCCCGACACCGCCGGCGCGGCGATCGGCGCCACGAACCCCGCGCCCCACTGCAACCCGACCAACCGCCCAGCATCATCGGTGTTCGGCCGCAGCGCACCATTGCCGTCCTTGGCCGCCACCGAATGCAGACCGCGCCGGGCGTTCTTGAACCGCGGCTTGCCCTTCTTGCCGACGTGCCACTGGCGCACCGCATCAAACGCTCGCACCCCCAGATTCTGGGTCTCCTGCGCCGGCAGATGTTCACGCACCCACGACTTGCGCAGCGACGACGCGAACGACTGTGCGGCATCGGCGGTGAACCCATGCGCAGCCTGCACCGCCCCAAAGGCGGCACCACGCCTCTTACGCTCGGCGGCCGTGCGTCGCGGCAATTCGCGCGCCGCCTGCCAGGCCGGATCGGCCTTCACCGCGCGGCTACGCCCGATGAACTCGCCCAGCACCGCGTTATACACCCGCACCCCGGTGAAGAACCGAGTGCCGATCTGGCCGCACTGCGTTGGGGTCGGCCGCAGCGGCCACGACCGCACATGGGTGGGCGCGCCCTTCGGGCGTTTACGCGCACGCGGCTTGCGCACCGGCTCGGCGGCCGGTGTCGGCGCCATGCGATAGGCCTTACCCACAAGCTCAACCGTAGAGGTGACCACTGACACAAACGACGTATCGCCGTAAACGGCACAGCGTGTCGCTGCTGCACGCCCACCTCGTCTTCGTAACCAAGTTCCGACGCAAACTGTTCACCGATCCAATACTCACCTTCGCCGAAACCACCATGCGTACCGTGTGCGCCGAGCTCGATGTCGAGTTGGTCGAGTTCAACGGCGAAACCGACCACGTGCATGTGCTGGTCGCCTATCCGCCCACGCTGGCGATTTCCGTTCTCGCGCAGCGGCTCAAGGGCCGCACCGCTTACGCGGTGCGACGCGAATTCACCGGCGCGTGTGTGCGCGCCCGCATGCGCGGACACCTGTGGTCGCCGTCCTACTTCGCCGTCTCCTGCGGAGGCGCCCCGCTGTCGATCATCAAGCAATACATCGACGGCCAAGCCCGACCTCTCTGAACGCCGGGCTACGCCCGCCGACACACCGGATGGGCTCACCCCGCCATAAATGGCGAGGCTTGCGCCCAAGAATTCGGTCAACACCGATGTGGCCGTATCGAGGTCGTACTTGATCATGGTCACCATCGTGCACCCGAACCCAAGGCCCGGTAATGGGCCAAGGTCATCGAGTCCAAGGATGGGTTAGTCCGTGACCGCGAGCAGACGCAGAATCGCATCGATCGCACACTTTTCGTGCGATTGTGCGTCTGCTCGCCGGGAAAGCCACCCGCTGACTCTGCGACTCAGAAGCCCGTGTGCTGGTCGAACTGGTTGTGCGACGCCAAGTCGGTGGCCGCCTGGGCGTGCGAAGCCGACGGGTCGTGGCTGACGTCGAACAGCGAGTGGCTCGAGTAGTCGGTCGCCGCGTGCGACGACTGGTCGAACGCCGAGTGATCCGGCGCCGGGGCCGCCACGTGGGTCGACGACTCCAGTGCCGAGTGCTGGTCGACGTCGGCCGACGCGTGGCTGGCACCCACCGAGGTAGCACCGCTGGCTGCGCTGCTGCCCTGCGCCCCGGTGATGACCGAGGAGCCGTGCGAACCGGACGCCACCTCGCCATCGCCGACCGCCGAACCGCCGGTCTGGATGACCGCTCCTTGGCTGCCCGGCGCGTGCGTCACGACGCCCCCACCGGAGCTGATGGTGCTGTGCCCGCCCAGCGAGGCGCTGTCCTGGCCGAGGATGTCGGTGTGGGTGCCGAAACTGTTGTGAGCGTTGGCATTTCCGCTCAATCCGGTCTGCCCGGCCGACGCGGCCGCGTTGGTGGCGCCAGCCACCTGGACGGTGCTGTGCGCGCCTAGGGTGGTCGCCTCGTGGTTGAGGAAGTCCGCGCTGCCACCGGCCCCGGCGGTTGCGCCCGCAGCCACATTGGTGTGAGCACCGAGGTTCGCGCCGGCGATCGGTGGGGCAACCTCCGCGTTGGTGTGGCCGCCGAATGCGCTTGCGATATTGGTCTGTCCGCCGAACCCGCCGCCCAAGTTGGACTGCGCGCCGAAGCCACCGGCCACGGTGGACTGGCCACCGAGTGCGGCACCCTCGTTGTGCAGGAAGCTCGCGGCCGCGTTGTTGGAGGCCGCTGCCTGGGTGCCGACAGCAGCACCACCGAGGGGGCTTACGATCCCGGCCGAGGTGGCCGTGGTCATGGCGTTGTTGCCGGCGGCGCTCAGACCGCTCCCGCCGAGACCGATCGCCCCGCCGCCGCCAGCAGCGGTCTGGTTGGCGAAGCTCGCGCCACCGAGCGGACTGCTGACGCCGGCGCTGGAGGTGGAGCTGAAGTTCTCCTGCGTGCTGAGCCCGCTGTTGACAGAAGGCGTGCCCGCAGAGTTGGTGTTCAGCGCCGCGCGACGCTCAGCGTCGATTCCGCTGCTGGTCGAAAAGCGCGCGCGATCGACGGTTTCCGCGCTGCCACCCGCGGCAAGTCCGGTGCCGATGTTGGCCCCGGCGTTGCCGCCGACCTGCCCGCCGAGTTCACCACCCCCGCCGATCTGGGCTCCGCCACCGGCTTGTCCGCCGAGTTGTGTTGCGCCACCGAGTTCTGCACCGCCGGCGACCTGTCCGGTGCCGCCGACGCCGAAGCCGGTGCCAATGCCGCTCTCTCCGCCGACGCCAGCCTGTGCTCCCAGACCGGCATTGAAACCGCCGCCGACCTCCGCACCGCCACCGACACCGACACCGAGTCCAGTGCCCAGACCGACCTGGCTACCCAGACCCGTGCCCAGACCGACCTCAGTACCAAGCCCAGCGTCGAAACCACCGCCGACCTCCGCACCGCCACCAACACCGAGTCCAGTGCCCAGACCGACCTGGCTACCCAGACCCGTGCCCAGACCGACCTCAGTACCAAGCCCAGCGTCGAAAGCACCGCCGACCTCCGCACCGCCACCAACACCGAGTCCAGTGCCCAGGCCGACCTGGCTACCCAGACCCGCATTGACCCCACCGCCGGCGCCACCGCCGAGTTCGGCGCCGCTGCCGATGCCCAGGCCTGTCTCGAGCCCGCCGCCAAGAGCCGTGCCGAGTCCGGCACCGATGCCCTCGCCGACCGCGGCCGCCAGGCCGGTACCGGCGTCGGCACCGACCTGCAGCGCCTGGTCGCCGATCACTTGAGCGACGGGTGCGGCGAGGAACGGCACAGCCTCGGCCACCGGTGCGAAGCCGTACTGGTCCGAAACCGTCTGAGCCAGAGAGGAAACCGGGTCAGCGCCGACCAGTTGAAGACCGGGGATCGCCGAGGCGGCCACGGACTGGATCTGCTCGGGGCTGATGTTGGCCAGACCGGCATTGGCCAGCGCGGCATTGGGGTCAGCGACGAACGTCTGCGCGGCGCTCTCGTTGCGGAACAGGTCCAGGATGAATTGCAGCAGGGAGTCCATATAGGGAGTGCCTTTCTCGTAACTCGAACACTTTTCGCCGGCCCCGCCCGGTGACTGATTGCCACGCTATGGCGAAGCTCCCGCCCCCAACATGGGGCGCAGTCCCCTACCCGACAGGGCCCCTACCGGGATGTCCCAGCAATCCCCGTTAGGGGATTAGGGGATTCGGTTGGCCGGACTGCGCGTGAGCAGGAAACTTCCCACCTCGAACGCCATAAATACTGATCACGAACCACCCACCCGACAACCCGGGTGCCCGAACCGATCCCCAACTGTTACCCGGAAATCGACACTCAGGAAAGTTCCAGCAAACGCACAGGGCCTCGGCGTCCGTCGCTGGGACGGACGCCCCGCATCAGGCGGCAGCTACACCGCGTGGTGATGGTGGTCGCGCCAGTGGTTCGGATGCTCAGCCAGCCACTGTCGCTCCACCCGCTGCACCCGGTGATGTTCGACCGTGATCATCAGCGCGCCGGCGATCAGCAGCCCGGCCGCCACCGCAACCAAGACCGCCAGCGGCCCGTGGTCGTTGTAAGCAAGGGCCGCAACCACTCCGGCCATGCCGACCACACTGAGGGCGATCAGCAGCAGACCTGGAAACCACAGCGTGTCGATGAACGATTCACCGGCATGGGGTTGAGTTGTTCGGGAGTGATCCACCGGATCACGAAATGCACCCTTCATGGCGTCTCCCTTTCTCGACGAGACGCTTCCAGCCTACGCCGGTTGTGAGCTAAGTCACTACCCGCCTTCGCACTTCGGCGCGGGTCGCGCAGCGCTAATTGACTGCGGCGTCAGTCAGGACGGGCGAGCAACCCTACGGCTTGGGCGTCAGTGCGCTGCCCTCGAGCCACTTGTCCCACGGAACGGTCCAGTCGCCGTTCTGCCACGGCTGCAGCGACGGGCCGCCGGTGTGGCGCACCTCCACGACGTCGCCCGGCTGCGAGAACCTGAAAAACCACGCGGCGTTCTCGCCGTTGAGGTTCAAGCAGCCGTGCGAGGTGTTCGTGTTGCCCTGCGCCCAGACGGTCTCGTTGAGCTGATGCAGGTAGATCCCGTCGGTGCTGATCCGGGTGGCGTGCGGGATCTTCAGCTTGTAGCCCATCGACGAGGAGACCGGCAGACCGTAGGTGGACGAGTCCATCGTCACCACGTCGGCCTTGTCGATCACCGTGTACACCCCGGGCGGCGTCCAGAACGAGAACGTCCGTCCCGCAATGGTTTCGGTGCCACCGCGGCCCATCGACGTCGGCATGCTGCGCACCAGCTTGCCGTTGTCGAAGACGTTCACCGTCTTGGTGATGTCGTCGGCGATCGAGATGTGCGCAGCACCGATCCTCAGCGTCGCCTTCTCGTTCTCCTGGCCGTAGAGCCCGTCACCGAGTCGCACCCCGAAGATGTTGGCCGCCACCGTCACCGTGGTGCCCGGCGCGTAGTACTTCTCCGGACGCCAGTGCGCGGTCGCATCGTCGAGCCAATACCACGACCCCTGCATCGGCGGGTTGGTCCTGACGACGAGCTGACGCTCGGCCGCGGCCTTGTCGGCGATCGGCGCGTCGAAGCGCGCCGCGATGATCGTGCCGATGCCGTAGCGCCGATCCTCGTGGATCGGCAGTCCGCCCGGCGTCTCCAGGTAGACCGCGGTCACGTTGTTCGGTGTCGCGGTCGCAAACGACGTGGTCCGGGCCAGCGGAATTCCGCTGGTGCCGCGGCTGGCGACCTGCATGGTGTAGCTGCGCCCATACTTCAGCGGTTCGGTCGGCTGCCATAACCTGCCGTCCGGCGAGATCGCACCGGCAACGGCATTGCCGTAGTCGTCCTGCAAGGTGACGTTGGTCAGCGTGCCGTCGAGAACCGCGGCGGTCACCCGGGTGAGCGGGCTGAGCTCCGCTGCGCCGTTCGCCGGGGCAACACCCAGCACCGGCGGCGTGGGCGCCGCCGGAGCCAGCTCGGCCGCGGCGCTGGCGGTGGCCGTCTTGCAACCGCCCACGCAGCCGGGCAGCCCGGCGACGTCGCTACCCAGGATCCCCAGGAGCAACACCGCCGCGACCAGGCCAGTCGTGCGGACACGACGGGGAAGACTCACCGAAATTCGCTCCAGAACTGGTCGACGATTGTGTTGCCGGCGTCACCATTGACGCCTGAATCATAGACGGAATCCGGGGTCGGATGTCACCCGATGGCGGCCGCCCCGCCGCCGACCGACAGCAAACTCACGTCACTTAGCGGGGCCCAACTTTCTGCCGCGTCAGCGGCGCCCGTCGGTGCACGTCCCGGCCCAGTGGTGCGGTAGCTTTCGGGGCAACTTGGTCGATGCCCAGGAGGTCGGGTGCAATGAGAACGCGTACCGTCACCGCTGTCGTCGCGGCGGCAACGGCGTCGGTGGTCGGTGTGTCGTCGGCGGCGCCGCAGGCGCGTGCGGCAGTGGTCACCCCGGGCAGCGCCACCAACTGGGACGCCACCGGCATCGACAAGTTCTACGGCCTGGACTGGAACACCATGCCGGGGCCCACCGTCGCCGGCCCCGGCGTCTACGGCCCGACCGCCGTCGCGACGTTTCACCTGCTCCAGGACTACATCCAGGTGGCGGCCATCGACCAGGCGCTCAAGACCAACCCTGTGCCGAACGGCGTCGTCAGCTCCGGCCGTGGTGCGGGCAACGCCAGCGCCCTGATCAGCCAGTACGCCATGAACGGCGATCCGACGCTGCAGAACACCAACTGGCTGCTGGACAACAACATCGACCGGCCCAACGGCGGCTACGCCTCGCGCTACCCCGCCTGGTCGATCGTCAACGTCAACCCGCTGCCGACGCCGACCGACACCGGCGCGCCGATCATCGACGTCGGCTACGAGTACGCGTGGAACTCCGACGTCCCGGCCTACGCGCTTAACCTCGTCGCCCTGCTGAACTCGATCACCGAGTACGCCTACCGCTACCGCAAGCAGGACGTCACCACACTGCCGGCCCCGCTGCTGAGCCCCGATGGCAAGACTGTCAACTTCGACGCCCCGCCCGGCCACTACATCGTCGAGACCGACAGCACCTACACCTTCGAACCGCTCTCGCCGGGCAACACCACGATCTACGTGACCTACAAGTCGAAGGACCTGGCGATGCTGCGGCCGCTGCGCGACGTCGGCGGCGCGGTCGGCAACCTCGTCGCCGACGCCGTCGAGCCGGTGCTGACGGTGATCGTCAACGCCGGCTACCCCGACAACAACCCGGTCAGCCCACCCGAGGTGTACACACCGTTCTCGCTGCTGCCGCCGCCGAAGGTCGTCGGCACTGCGCTGCACCAGATCCCGGGCGCCGTCCAGCAGGGCGTCGAGAACGTCAAGCGGGACCTCGGCATCGGCGGCGACAGGTCCACCCGGCCGTCGAGCGCGGCCAA is drawn from Candidatus Mycolicibacterium alkanivorans and contains these coding sequences:
- the tnpA gene encoding IS200/IS605 family transposase produces the protein MTQTTYRRKRHSVSLLHAHLVFVTKFRRKLFTDPILTFAETTMRTVCAELDVELVEFNGETDHVHVLVAYPPTLAISVLAQRLKGRTAYAVRREFTGACVRARMRGHLWSPSYFAVSCGGAPLSIIKQYIDGQARPL
- a CDS encoding antitoxin, yielding MRTTVTLDDDVVALLRRVMKRRGVSFKTALNDAIRDGAEGPSAAAPFRTRTADLGVPAVNLDRALQLAAELEDEELVRRQRRGA
- a CDS encoding IniB N-terminal domain-containing protein translates to MDSLLQFILDLFRNESAAQTFVADPNAALANAGLANISPEQIQSVAASAIPGLQLVGADPVSSLAQTVSDQYGFAPVAEAVPFLAAPVAQVIGDQALQVGADAGTGLAAAVGEGIGAGLGTALGGGLETGLGIGSGAELGGGAGGGVNAGLGSQVGLGTGLGVGGGAEVGGAFDAGLGTEVGLGTGLGSQVGLGTGLGVGGGAEVGGGFDAGLGTEVGLGTGLGSQVGLGTGLGVGVGGGAEVGGGFNAGLGAQAGVGGESGIGTGFGVGGTGQVAGGAELGGATQLGGQAGGGAQIGGGGELGGQVGGNAGANIGTGLAAGGSAETVDRARFSTSSGIDAERRAALNTNSAGTPSVNSGLSTQENFSSTSSAGVSSPLGGASFANQTAAGGGGAIGLGGSGLSAAGNNAMTTATSAGIVSPLGGAAVGTQAAASNNAAASFLHNEGAALGGQSTVAGGFGAQSNLGGGFGGQTNIASAFGGHTNAEVAPPIAGANLGAHTNVAAGATAGAGGSADFLNHEATTLGAHSTVQVAGATNAAASAGQTGLSGNANAHNSFGTHTDILGQDSASLGGHSTISSGGGVVTHAPGSQGAVIQTGGSAVGDGEVASGSHGSSVITGAQGSSAASGATSVGASHASADVDQHSALESSTHVAAPAPDHSAFDQSSHAATDYSSHSLFDVSHDPSASHAQAATDLASHNQFDQHTGF
- a CDS encoding Ig-like domain-containing protein, which produces MSVSLPRRVRTTGLVAAVLLLGILGSDVAGLPGCVGGCKTATASAAAELAPAAPTPPVLGVAPANGAAELSPLTRVTAAVLDGTLTNVTLQDDYGNAVAGAISPDGRLWQPTEPLKYGRSYTMQVASRGTSGIPLARTTSFATATPNNVTAVYLETPGGLPIHEDRRYGIGTIIAARFDAPIADKAAAERQLVVRTNPPMQGSWYWLDDATAHWRPEKYYAPGTTVTVAANIFGVRLGDGLYGQENEKATLRIGAAHISIADDITKTVNVFDNGKLVRSMPTSMGRGGTETIAGRTFSFWTPPGVYTVIDKADVVTMDSSTYGLPVSSSMGYKLKIPHATRISTDGIYLHQLNETVWAQGNTNTSHGCLNLNGENAAWFFRFSQPGDVVEVRHTGGPSLQPWQNGDWTVPWDKWLEGSALTPKP
- a CDS encoding PE-PPE domain-containing protein; the encoded protein is MRTRTVTAVVAAATASVVGVSSAAPQARAAVVTPGSATNWDATGIDKFYGLDWNTMPGPTVAGPGVYGPTAVATFHLLQDYIQVAAIDQALKTNPVPNGVVSSGRGAGNASALISQYAMNGDPTLQNTNWLLDNNIDRPNGGYASRYPAWSIVNVNPLPTPTDTGAPIIDVGYEYAWNSDVPAYALNLVALLNSITEYAYRYRKQDVTTLPAPLLSPDGKTVNFDAPPGHYIVETDSTYTFEPLSPGNTTIYVTYKSKDLAMLRPLRDVGGAVGNLVADAVEPVLTVIVNAGYPDNNPVSPPEVYTPFSLLPPPKVVGTALHQIPGAVQQGVENVKRDLGIGGDRSTRPSSAAKAATASTAGRVRAESQAAKGSSGTGHTRRD
- a CDS encoding zinc ribbon domain-containing protein produces the protein MGKAYRMAPTPAAEPVRKPRARKRPKGAPTHVRSWPLRPTPTQCGQIGTRFFTGVRVYNAVLGEFIGRSRAVKADPAWQAARELPRRTAAERKRRGAAFGAVQAAHGFTADAAQSFASSLRKSWVREHLPAQETQNLGVRAFDAVRQWHVGKKGKPRFKNARRGLHSVAAKDGNGALRPNTDDAGRLVGLQWGAGFVAPIAAPAVSGRRGREQQAELAEIEALIAAGKVLSTRIVRTVINGSDTYRMQLVCDGRPTRRHPVGDGRVSFDLGPSQIAVAVSRADGSWSGWVEPLADAIRLDTKRLRRAQRHLDRQHRAGSPDCFRSDGTHTWVRCGWRRSHAAQRTAGRVAELHRRLAEHRKTLHGALGNRLLGHGADIACERLDYLSWQKNFPRSVRDRAPGLLVEVMRRKAESAGGQQLYEYNPRTTALSQTCLCGNRKKKPLSQRVHRCACGITEDRDLFSACLGLHVRTGVDGVDRLDLPSARQGWGHRHDVDESPKSSRSASARKRRGRRHPPSRRSVARIKA
- a CDS encoding type II toxin-antitoxin system VapC family toxin — translated: MRIVDANVLLYAVNSASNHHQASRRWLDVALSGSDTVGLTWVVLLAFIRLTTKEGLFPSPLRVDEAMGQVADWCQAPGAALVSPSVRHYDILGRLLDDVGAGGNLVNDAHLAALAIENRARIVSYDSDFGRFAGVQWDRPDALL
- a CDS encoding STAS/SEC14 domain-containing protein → MRDHEKHIKKVAVVTDSHLADVAEHLGSHFVSAQIRHFPAGEVEQARQWIAGN
- the usfY gene encoding protein UsfY; translated protein: MKGAFRDPVDHSRTTQPHAGESFIDTLWFPGLLLIALSVVGMAGVVAALAYNDHGPLAVLVAVAAGLLIAGALMITVEHHRVQRVERQWLAEHPNHWRDHHHHAV
- a CDS encoding TetR/AcrR family transcriptional regulator; translated protein: MARVKQRTPELRDRVVDVAVSTLCEDGMSGFTTRRVAERAGTSVPAVYELFVDKDGLLKAVFFEGFRRLGGELAALPETADPLADLRALLPVFRRFCLDYPPLARVMFGRPFQDLDAGPELAAAPTVREILVGKVQRCIDAGMLAGDPVDVAHVLLALAQGLAVQEAGRWLGTSAASVNRRWDVGVQAVLDGFGR